The following DNA comes from Macaca thibetana thibetana isolate TM-01 chromosome 14, ASM2454274v1, whole genome shotgun sequence.
TTATGTGCATACAAGTTGAGAAAAGATTTGGTCATTGCCCTCACTGTGCTTATACACGAATAGGAGAGATAGAAGTTAATCAAATAGtaaacaaataaagtaaaattgtaATGGTTGCAATGAAGGAGGAGTCAATGACATTCCAAAAGGAAAATTCCAAAAGATGCATTTGACCCTGACATAACCAAGGTCAAAAAATCTTCCCTGAGGAAGTTGTCATAAAACTGGGGCAAAGGATAATTAGAAGCTgattaagtaaaaataacagagtcaacagcctgtgcaaaggccggGTGGTGAGAGGAAGCATGGTGAAAAGAAGGGACTGAATGAAGGATGGAGTCACTGGAGAAAAGAGTCAGGAGACTAGAAGTTAGCAGAGATTAAACCTTATATTGGTTTTGTAATCCATATTATGGTTCATccttatattataatatatgccAGATTTCACTTTCACTGAAAAGCCGTTGAGGTTTTTTAGTACCCCAAAAGCTACTGacataaaaaaaattgtttaaagaatATAGAGTCATGTCAGAAAGACTCAGCCAACTTGAAGAGGTTCCCACTAGTCAAAAATGGAGTAACATGATCATGATAACTACAATGGACAGGAAGGAAGTTCTAACTATTTTTAAGTCAGAGCATGTGGAGGGATTTCTGGAATGGCTGGCAAAGTTCTTTTTCCTTGATCTGAGCGGTGATACAAAGGGGTTTGGCTGGTAATATTTCACAAAGCTATACAGTTGTTTTGTGTggtctttcttctgtgttttgtttcatttcacaataaaaagctataaaaattttttaaaaagcaactgagGGTAATGTGGCTAGATGAAGTTTGATGTAGAGGAAAAAATATACCTCATGATCAGGCAAACTTCATCTCAGCTACTTGCTACATCTATTCTTGGACAACAGGAATAACAATAACTTTGTAGACTTATTACCAGGATTAAATGATATAGTGTTTACATGTGATACCAATAATAGCTCTTTCTTAGTGTTGTTGTGCAAATGAAATTACTTAATATGTGCAAAGTGTGTGAAATTTAGTAAGTGCAATATTAGACTTAgcttttatgattattattataccGCTTGGCACATAGCAAATAGTTAACACATTTTGCTTCCTACCCCTCCCATTCCCTCTTTCCTCCATTTATTGGCACCAAACATACCTCAGGAGTCTCTGAACCTCTCAGATATTCCAGCCCTGATTTGCTGTTGGGATCTGACCATCctccccacagacacacacacacacacacacacacacacacacacacacacacacacacacacacacacacgccaaaGAGCTACCTCAGTCACAGTCACTCTAAACCTCTTCAGAATTGCCTGTGAATAAGTGGGCACTTGAATacacatgttcacacacaaacatgtaaatatatgttataaaagtataaatatttttacacatgACCAACCAACATTTTTTCAAAGGAATTAAACTAGTTTGCTAAGATCCATGGGAATGTCTCTGctcaaagaaaattaacaaagaaggATGTCATGGAAAAGGTGAAACATGTGATAAGTGTGAATTGAGGCACAATTAATAACACTGTGCTCTCTTTTACGCATagcagaaagataaaaataaaataaagtctcaGTTCTCTGGGGCAATAATAATTTGGGAATTAGGCTGAACCTAGGTACAACAGACGTGGTAGGAATAGACCTGAAACAGAAGGCTCAAATGACCTTGATTAGGGAACTTGGTGTTTTTCAGGAAATTATTTTGGGTACTGAGAGTGTTACTAAGTGGTTGAATACTAGTCTTTACTTTGACAAGCATACTCTAGACCCTCCATGTGACAGGGGATCCTAAGTGGAGAGACAGTTTTAGTTTGGCTTAATTATCTGGTAACAGGAGAGAAGGTCAACAATCACTAAGCTACCTTCTTCTGGGAGATGGAACTTATGAGACAAGACCCTAGATTACAAAGCAATTGACTTGCTCCATGGCTTCTGTTTGGGAAGTTACATAAGGCTCAGTCCCACTGGGCAGCCTCTCCAGGCTCATGACCCTCCCTTCTTGATCTACCAGAGCAGTCAGACATCACTGCTAGGTCCTCTCTTTTACGAATATCTCAGAAGAGGCTGGCtcagtgtctctctctccctttccaagTTTAAGGTAAGAGAATGTCTTGCCTTCTTCAAGATTTGCAGTGTTCCAGCACCAACTGTCATTGAGCTAGAAAAGTAAAATAGTGGCTTTACAAATAAAGACTCCAATATTTCAGAACTAGTTCAGCCTATAACTTACAGTGTTTTCTCTGAAATTCACTGGGAAGCCCAATTTTTCTGGTTAGAATGATAATAACTAATCTCAGTCAAAGAAATGTTGAGGgattgaataaatataaattctataAGGTTTAAGGGTTAATAAAAACCTTTTATTCATATggtacctcatttaatcttctgcTGTAAAGCAGATATTATTATCATACCCTTaaaagatacaacaaaagcagggaagaattaacatttattatgcaACTAAATAGGTTTCATACATTAAACTAAGTGTTCTGTAAATCACAGAACACTTTTTGTGATTTCATCACAACTCCATTATGTAAGTATTattatttgcatcttttaaacatgaggaaacagaaattaaTGTGAGATGATCTTCCAGGGGATTATGCTATTAATAGTACACTGAGAATCTAGCTCAGGTTTGTTGAATGACAAATCCACTAAACCCCTTTTTTGCACAATACTTACTAGACATTTGTAGAGCTGTTCTAGTCTAGAGTATCCAGATTTCCAGAACGAACAAAAATAATGTATCTCAGGTCATTCTTGTCAACTTGAGGAAGGCTATCTGGAGAGGTAAGAAGGAAGGTGGGAGAATGATGTGAAGTTTGACCTGGATACACTGAAATCTGGGGGGAGGTTTCTGGGGATGATGAAGTGTTCTTGCGTCTGTCCTATGCAACATATTTAGTGACAACTTGGAAAGGCAAGTTGATGGATGTGTTGATACAATAATTTTCACTGTCTTGGAACCATGAACTCCACTATTTTATCTGTCTAGATCTATTTAATGTAACCATTCCTGTGATCTGTCACAAGctgcacaattttttaaaagatattttaaatgagaaCATTTCCAGAGCTTAAATTGTGAGACACATCAAAACCATGTCATATGAGAAATAGCAAAAGgaaattaggaagaaaagaaaaaacagggctACAGGATAACAGTGCTTTAGCATCTGGTGTTTTGAGTAGAAATGGCCatattgggccaggtgtggtggctcacgcctgtaatcccaccactttgggaggctgaggcgggtggatcacctgaggtcaggagttgaagaccagcctggccaacacggtgaaagcccgtctctactgaaaaatacaaaaaaaattagctgggcctggtgatgggaacctataatcccagctacttggaaggctgaagcaggaaaatcgcttgaactcaggaggcagaggttgcagtgagccgagattgtgccattgaactgcagcctgggcaacaagagtgaaactccgtcaaaaaaagaaaaagaaagaaagagagaaagaaagagaaagagagagagagagaaaggaaggaaggaaggaaagaagagagaaagaaaagagagaaagaaaagagagagagagagaaaggaaggaaggaaggaaggaaagaaagaagagagagaaagaaaagagagagagagaaagaaagagtcatATTGTGTAGAACAAAAGGAACATTTAGAAGGTGCACAGAGGCAGGTCTCAGTTTGTTACAGAAATGACTTTCAGAGAGTCCAGTCTTTCCACAGCAGAGCAAGCAAACCAGGAGATAATGGGATTCCCTGGGCTTTGAACATGACCCAATGTCTACACACTGTATTGGAAATTCAAGTATCTAATAGGGGATCAAACTGGCCATTTTCCAGGTCCCTTCTTGCACTTAGAATTTATGACTTATAATAGCTctgatgtaaatattttaaatattttattataggtGGAGTATTGAGATTATAAATATTATAGAGAGCAGTATTCAGATGATAACTATATGACATGATGGATATGCTGATTAGCCTGATTTGATCCTTCCacaatgtgtatatgtatcaaaGCATCACATTGTACAATTATTGtcaattgaaaacaaaatataactttttGAAAAGATGATATAAGTGTAATAGACTACAATAAAATTCTCAGAAGTTATCATTGTGACACAGATTTCAAAGTGTCTCTCTATAATAATATAGACGGTAGACTAGCCTTAGATGTATGCCTGTTGTAGACTTCCATATGCTATATTCTTGAATGACAGAATTTTTCCCATAGCGCAGCCCAAATCTTAGATATGAAGTTGTTTTATATAAGGGCTCCTAAACAAGTGATTTGATTATGAATAATCTTAAATCTTTCACTGCACTGCAAAGTGaaagtagaaaatgaagaaaatgtataaataacattttcaagcTGTATTATCCATTCAACATATAATTATTGAGTGTCTAATATTTGTACAACATTAGGCTTGCTTATATGGGAtgatcaaaatgtaaataaagcaaaatggCTGCCcttgaatttataaataataatgatgattatcTTTTATTAGGTTGCCATTACTATGGATAGTTCATTGTGATATCTTACATTACTATTGCATTTAAACTTACAGCAATTCTTTTGTCTAAGTAtaataattattcccatttttcaaatACAGAAATTGGGGCTCAGAGAAACTATATATTACCTAACATCATGAAGCCAGGAGCTAGAATTATTCAAACCACATCACTTCCCTTCACTGCTGATTTCACATTGATACACTGCCCCTCCTCCACATGATATAGTATAATGTGCAATACGCTAAGTGGCGTTAGAACCATTCAAAGTATTATTGAAGTTCAGCTCAGGAAAAGAGACCAACTGAAATAGATACCGCTTGTTAGCTGTTGGAAAAACAGCAGAGAGCCATTTCTGCCCTAGGTGCTCTTATTATTTGTAGCTGCCTACTCATATTTTTCCCCCACGCTTGTGACATTGAGGTGGGTTTGTGTGAATAATTTTTACTGTAAGTGGTGCTTCTGGGTAGAGATTTCTCTTCAAATCTCATATTCAATAacaggaaatattaaaatttggcACGTTGAAACAAGGTCACACATTACGTCTTTTCCACCTTATTTAATATGAGTTGGTCTGGGAAAAGAAGTGGAATGAATGCCCTTTGCAAATTATGTCTGTTTATTAAAAGGGTTTTGTGGAAATATATGGCTTCTCCCAGATTTCACATTAGCTTtgagaaatatgaaaaagagaCAGGCTTAGACTTTCATAATCATGCCCAAATTCACAGGAAGGCGTCTTAGATTTCCAACAGCTTGGGATCACATGTTTTCTCATACCTCCACCCGAGCCAGGAAGAAACATATGATAAAACACCTTGTTTCCTTCAAGCCTCATACTTCTCCTGATCAGATAAGGATAGAAAAACCAATAGTAGAGAGGGCTTTGTTTTCCAAGGTATATCCCTCACACTGTCATACTCAGGCCTCTGTTAGCCCTTTGCTCcatgggtaatttttttctttcttcatttcccatCATATCACTAGTTTTGAGAGTTACATTGACATATCACTTATTCAATACCCCAGGAGACACTGAGTGTAAATAttagttggtgcaaaagtaattgcagtttttgccgtcaaaagtaatggcaaaactgcaattacttttgcaccgacctcataaatatatgaatgaataaatggcttATCTCCCTACCTTAATGATTTCTAGTCCCAAGAATTCCTTGACACTTTGTGAATTTGCTGAAAGAATTGAATTTTCATTCCACTCCTTCTGAAAATAGCTCCACTTCCTCTGCCATTTTTCTTCAATAGTATCTTACATAGTTTGGCCCAACTCTTGGCAGGTAGAAATTGAGGTGTAGATATTAATGAGGAGAAACTTGGTaaaagtggggaaaagaaaaagaactagtCTTGATCCTTCCAGTTTCTAACTCCAGTCCTGATTACATTAGATTCATGGCTCAGAGTGTAATTTAATTTATCTTCAGTCTGATTCTTCCCTCTTTACTTGTAACTCTCCACAGAGAAATACTGTTAGCTCAATGACCTGGGAAAATCACTCAGTGTTGATGGAATTTGTGTTCCTGGCCTATCCTTCCTGCCCAGAACTGCGTATTCTGTCCTTCATTGGGGTCAGCCTTGTTTATGGATTGATCATCACTGGGAACATCCTCGTTGTAGTGTCTATTCACACAGAAGCCCGTCTATGCACACCCATGTACTATTTCCTGGGCAGCCTTTCTGGGATTGAAATATGCTACACTGCAGTGGTGGTGCCCCATATCCTGGCCAACACCCTACAGTCAGAGAAGACCATCACCCTCCTGGGCTGTGCCACCCAGATGACTTTCTTCATTGCACTGGGCAGTGCTGATTGCTTCCTCTTGGCTGTCATGGCCTATGACCGCTATGTGGCCATTTGCCACCCCTTACAGTACCCTCTCCTCATGACATTGACTCTTTGTGTCCACTTGGTTGTGGCATCAGTCGTCAGTGGTCTGTTCTTGTCCTTACAACTGGTAGCCTTCATCTTCTCTCTGCCATTCTGCCAGACTCGGGACATTGAgcacttcttttgtgatgtgCCACCAGTCATGCATCTTGTTTGTGCTCAGAGTCATATTCATGAGCAGTCAGTGCTGGTGGCAGCCATACTAGCCATTGCTGTGCCTTTCTTCCTCATCACCACCTCCTACACCTTCATAGTGGCTGCTGTGCTCAAGATCCGCTCGGCTGCTGGCCGCCACCGGGCCTTCTCCACCTGCTCTTCCCACCTCACTGTGGTGCTGCTACAGTATGGCTGTTGTGCCTTCATGTACCTGCGCCCCAGCTCCAGCTACCACCCCAAGCAAGATCAGTTCATCTCACTGGTGTACACATTGGGAACCCCACTGCTCAACCCACTCATCTATGCCCTGAGGAACAGTGAGATGAAAGGGGCCATAGGGAGAGTTCTTACCAGGAACTGCCTTTCCCAGAACAGCTAGGAAAGATGAGGAGACAACCTATCAGGCAAGTAGTTGGTTCTAGCCCACCAAATCTCTATGAAACTGAAATTTCTATTATTTGGTGTTAAAACTCATCTAAAAGATGGTATAAATTATATGGATACTGTTTAAGTGtgccaaagatttttaaatgtttctacaATTTGACTCAGTAATTTCTCTTCTCAAAAATGAGCATAAAGTGATATAAAGTGGCAAGTATAATACTTTGTCCAGTTACCAACTGCGAAGAGATAGCTCACTCAATAGATTttaaccaaaatatattttaaaaagattatctgTAGTGATTATGGGTAAGGAAACCAATAAAATGTGGAATGGAACTAACATGCTAGCATCTCAACCCTAGACTTAAAAGGTGTGCCATAGAAGAAGGATGCAACATTATCAGAGTCCAGTGACAGCTAGATCTAAGGAGATAAACCACTTGGTAGAAACTGTGGcgtcagaaataaaaagaaactatggCCGAACTATGGCCATGCAAGGAAGAGACAGGGAGGTAAATACCCCAGAGTCTCTCTGCTCAAAATCTTCCATTTCTTGCCCTGTCTCCACTGGCCAAGCTCAACTGGCCGCAATTGGGGAGGGGAGACTGGCTGAATCAGTCCACAGAAGTCAGTCTCCTAGGGCACAGGGAAAGGCAGACAAAAACCTTGAGAACTAGTGTCAAACAGAGAACAATCAGAACAAAGGTTGTTTAACGTagtatcatatataaaaatgaaaataggctgggtgtggtggctcatgcctgtaatcccagcattttgggaggctgaggtgggcagatcatgaggttaagagtttgagaccagcccggccaacatggtgaaaccccatctctactaaaaatggaaaaattagcctggtgtggtggcacgtgcctgtaattgcagctactcgggaggctgaggcaggagaaccacttgaacctgggaggtggaggttgttgtgagctgagatcgtgtcattgcactccagcctgggtgatagagtgagactcccttggtctcaaaaaaaaaagaaaagaaaagaaattaaccTACTTTTCCTATAATAAGGTATTGGTTAAACAATTactatataaaaagatattatttaacctcaaatttatattttcaaatactagTTGTTAGTAATAGATAACATTAAGTGCTTCCTGTGTGCCAGAAATATATATTCTATCAATCTTCAAAAAGCTCATTAAGActattatctctgttttttatataaatgggaGAGTTCTCAGAAAACAGACCCAGACAGTGAAGCCAATACAATAGTTTCTACTTACCCACAGGTTTACTTTCCACAGTTGCAGTTACTCATGGTcaatgcaatataaaaatattaaatagaaaattccagaaatgaacaattcataagttttaaattgtttccTGTTCTAAGTGATGAAATCCCAAGCCATCCTGCTCTATCCTACCTGGGAATGAATCGTCCCTCCCTTTGTCCAGCGTATCCACACTGTATACACTACCCATCTGCTACTATATATTGTGTTCAGTACTATCCACAGCTTCAGGCATCTACTGTGGGGGTCGTGGACTGTATCCCCCTTGGACAAACCCAGACAATGTATCATCTTAATCATTATCATTAGGCTCTGTTGCTCCTCCCAAAACTGCAGGGAAGCTGTGTTGCTTGAGGCACCAAGTGAAAGGCAGGGGAACAGAAGGTGGTGTGGTCAGAGATGATGTCAAAAATAACAGAGTCAAGATCATAGGGATTTACAGGTCAAAGTAAGAACTTTGATTTTACTCTAAGTAAGATTCAAAGACACTGAAAGGATTTGAGCAGAGGAATAGCACTATGAGGCTTACATGTTAAATGAACCACTCTGCCTGCAAAGtagaaaatatagtattttagAGGAATATTGAATCAGAATCTTTTTACACATCTATTGTAACAATCTAGGCAAGTATAGACAGCCTACCTTTCCTCAGGTTCCATATTGTGCATCCAACCAATctcaaattgaaatttaaaaaagagagataacatacaaaatgagaaaatatacttGCAAACTTACACAAAAGTTACAACTGAACAAGCAGAACTCAAATATAAAATCGAAGGGAAAGTACTGGAGCCTAGCAGAGAACTCAGGGGAAGAAGCTGGAGCACAGAAAAAGATGGGAACCAGAGGCTGGCAAGAGATAAGCTAGGAACACCAAGGGAGGTAGTATTTCATTGAAAGGGTAGTTGGGAATGTTTTAGCTCCCCTTTCCTCTGCAGCAGACCACCAATATCTAAACTGTCAGAGAACTCTTCTGCCCTCATGAATTGGGggaaacatttgcaaattatgcatctgataaaagactaatatccagaatcaacaaggaactgaaacaactaaacaagaaaacaaataacaccaTAAAAcataggcaaaggacataaacagacatttttcaaaaaacatatacaaatgaccaagaagcatatgaaaaaaaatgctcaacatgattaatcatcagagaatgcaatttaaaaccacaatgagatactatcttcAATTGgccagaatagctattattaaaaagtcaaaaataacatgttggtgaggatgcagagaaaaggggacactcatacactgttggtgggaatgtaaattagttcaacctatatgaaaagcagtttggagatttctcaaagaacaaaaaatagatctaccatttgaaCTAGCAGTTCCACTACTGTGTATAtcctcaaaggaaaagaaatcattatatcaaaaagacacttgcacttgtatgtctattgcagcagtgttcacaatagcaaagatagggACTCAGTATAAGTGTCCATCCATGggtgactggataaagaaaatatggcatacgtatatcatggaatactactcaatcattaaaaaaataaaatcatgtcttttgcaccaacatggatgcaactggaggccattgtctTAAGTTGaattactcagaaataaaaagtcaaatgctgcatgttctcacttgtaagtggaagctaaacgaTGTGTACATATGGACATAGTCCATATAgaatggaat
Coding sequences within:
- the LOC126936133 gene encoding olfactory receptor 10W1, which gives rise to MTWENHSVLMEFVFLAYPSCPELRILSFIGVSLVYGLIITGNILVVVSIHTEARLCTPMYYFLGSLSGIEICYTAVVVPHILANTLQSEKTITLLGCATQMTFFIALGSADCFLLAVMAYDRYVAICHPLQYPLLMTLTLCVHLVVASVVSGLFLSLQLVAFIFSLPFCQTRDIEHFFCDVPPVMHLVCAQSHIHEQSVLVAAILAIAVPFFLITTSYTFIVAAVLKIRSAAGRHRAFSTCSSHLTVVLLQYGCCAFMYLRPSSSYHPKQDQFISLVYTLGTPLLNPLIYALRNSEMKGAIGRVLTRNCLSQNS